The proteins below are encoded in one region of Acidimicrobiia bacterium:
- a CDS encoding Gfo/Idh/MocA family oxidoreductase: protein MKTVRWGILSTARIGTGKVIPAIQRAANSEVVAIASRAQGRATAAASELGIPQAYGSYEELIGATDVDAVYIPLPNHLHLEWTIRAAGAGKHVLCEKPLALTAADARRMVDACAAADVKFMEAFMYRLHPSWVKVRDLVASGAIGDLRAIQTRFAYFNDDAANIRNRLETGGGALMDIGCYAVNLARMLYGSEPTSVSSAVLRDPRLGVDIVTSALLEFGDGQAAFTVSTQAEPDQRVHLMGTSGRIEVEIPFNIPPDRETRIFVTAGGDPPADPDTVTITFPAVDQYTIQAELFARAILDDSSVPTPPEDGVENMKVVERIFAAAG, encoded by the coding sequence ATGAAAACAGTGCGCTGGGGCATCCTCAGCACCGCCCGCATCGGAACCGGCAAGGTCATTCCTGCCATCCAGCGGGCCGCCAACAGTGAGGTGGTGGCGATCGCCTCCCGCGCTCAGGGCCGGGCGACGGCAGCCGCCTCCGAGTTGGGGATTCCGCAGGCATACGGTTCCTACGAGGAGCTGATCGGGGCGACTGACGTCGATGCCGTCTACATACCGCTCCCGAACCACCTCCATCTCGAGTGGACCATCCGCGCCGCCGGCGCGGGAAAGCATGTCCTGTGCGAGAAGCCGCTGGCGCTCACCGCAGCCGACGCCCGGCGGATGGTCGACGCGTGCGCAGCTGCGGATGTGAAGTTCATGGAGGCCTTCATGTACCGGCTGCATCCCTCTTGGGTGAAGGTGAGGGACCTGGTGGCCTCCGGGGCGATCGGAGACCTGCGGGCGATCCAAACTCGTTTCGCCTACTTCAACGACGATGCTGCCAACATCCGCAATCGGCTGGAGACGGGTGGCGGTGCCCTGATGGACATCGGCTGTTACGCGGTGAACCTGGCGCGCATGCTCTACGGGAGTGAGCCGACCTCTGTCTCCTCTGCCGTCCTTCGCGACCCTCGCCTCGGCGTCGATATCGTCACTTCCGCACTGCTCGAGTTCGGTGACGGCCAGGCGGCTTTCACCGTTTCCACCCAGGCAGAACCCGATCAGCGGGTCCACTTGATGGGGACCTCCGGACGTATCGAAGTGGAGATACCGTTCAACATCCCGCCGGACCGCGAGACGCGGATCTTCGTAACGGCGGGCGGCGATCCTCCGGCGGATCCCGACACCGTAACGATCACATTCCCGGCAGTCGATCAGTACACGATCCAGGCTGAGTTGTTTGCCCGCGCGATCCTCGACGACTCATCGGTTCCGACCCCTCCCGAAGATGGTGTCGAGAACATGAAGGTGGTCGAACGGATCTTCGCGGCAGCCGGCTAG
- a CDS encoding nitroreductase/quinone reductase family protein, producing the protein MHDIESQAVDSPSEYVANQAQRYVASDGSDVEHPFADNLIILYVRGRRSGRIRRVPLVSVRDGGNLLIVGSKGGAASHPAWYSNLAADPNVWVRDKAEFHAATAVTLEGEERSAAWSKLVAAMPFFGEYERKTDRVMPVIRLVPDGNLEP; encoded by the coding sequence ATGCACGATATCGAGTCGCAGGCCGTCGACAGCCCGTCAGAGTACGTTGCCAACCAGGCACAGCGATATGTTGCCAGTGACGGATCCGATGTGGAGCACCCGTTCGCCGACAACCTGATCATTCTCTACGTGCGCGGGAGGAGATCCGGACGAATCAGGAGAGTTCCCCTCGTATCGGTGCGCGACGGTGGCAACCTTCTCATTGTCGGTTCGAAAGGGGGTGCTGCTTCCCACCCCGCCTGGTATTCGAACCTGGCAGCCGACCCGAACGTCTGGGTGCGGGACAAGGCCGAGTTCCACGCCGCGACCGCCGTGACACTCGAAGGCGAGGAACGATCGGCAGCCTGGTCCAAGCTGGTCGCCGCAATGCCGTTCTTTGGTGAGTATGAACGGAAGACCGACAGGGTCATGCCGGTCATCCGCCTGGTACCAGATGGCAACTTGGAGCCGTAG
- a CDS encoding CoA-binding protein, with amino-acid sequence MATQATLRDLQRIYAEAKTIAVVGASPDTNKAAGFVPRYLKEQGYRVIPVNPNRPEVLGETSYATLRDIPDPVDVVEVFRPSEEAPDIARDAVAVGASVFWMQIGVISEEAAAVAAGAGMTVVMDRCMGQMHAKLGLGPGPRHGD; translated from the coding sequence ATGGCGACCCAGGCAACCCTCCGTGACCTTCAGCGAATCTATGCAGAGGCGAAGACAATCGCCGTCGTCGGCGCATCGCCCGACACCAACAAGGCGGCCGGGTTCGTCCCCAGATACCTGAAGGAACAGGGGTATCGAGTAATTCCCGTCAATCCGAACCGTCCCGAGGTACTCGGCGAGACCTCCTATGCCACACTGCGCGACATACCCGACCCGGTCGACGTGGTCGAAGTGTTCCGACCGTCGGAGGAAGCTCCGGACATCGCCCGCGACGCAGTTGCCGTTGGTGCAAGCGTCTTCTGGATGCAGATCGGCGTGATCTCGGAGGAAGCCGCCGCCGTGGCCGCCGGGGCCGGCATGACCGTCGTCATGGATCGTTGCATGGGACAGATGCACGCCAAACTCGGCTTGGGCCCGGGGCCGCGCCACGGAGACTGA
- a CDS encoding VOC family protein — protein MSIVEGLGGLFIQSADPGALAHWYESHLGIQFEEHPDGGSYYVVFQTRDVQSGEVRENPVFAIEPAAGRLAPPEERGLTFNLRVGDLEAVLERLTAAGLDVEDRTVVWEGGKHGWMRDLDGNRVELYEEIPLPPDSQYRST, from the coding sequence TTGTCGATCGTTGAGGGACTCGGAGGTTTGTTCATTCAGAGTGCGGACCCGGGAGCGCTCGCCCACTGGTATGAAAGCCACCTGGGGATTCAGTTCGAAGAGCATCCTGATGGAGGCTCCTACTACGTCGTGTTTCAGACGCGTGACGTCCAGTCCGGGGAGGTGAGAGAGAATCCGGTATTCGCCATTGAACCGGCGGCGGGCCGGCTCGCTCCACCGGAGGAGCGCGGACTCACTTTCAACCTCCGGGTCGGCGACCTCGAGGCGGTCCTGGAGCGGCTGACTGCTGCAGGGCTGGATGTGGAAGACCGGACTGTGGTGTGGGAAGGCGGCAAGCACGGCTGGATGCGGGACCTGGACGGCAATCGCGTCGAACTCTACGAGGAGATCCCGCTGCCGCCGGACTCGCAGTACCGATCGACCTGA
- a CDS encoding MFS transporter gives MTVEPATTDDDEFQTGRVVTIAAGHALHDTFTAFLPPLLPRFIEKLSISNTAAGALSAFLQIPSLLQPFIGHLADRTTLRWIVVLAPGVTATAMSILGWAPGYTLLALLLLVAGLSVAAFHATAPVAVGYLSGTKLGRGMGLWMVGGELGRTLGPIVVVSALALMSLQSMAFLAIAGVATSAILHFRLRDVPLRTKSDGEQIHWKTAVLAMRGVMGLLAALVAVRSMMMMAVTIFLPVFLTDEGTNLWLAGAALSIVEGAGVAGAFAGGWMSDRLGRRTILLFGHLAAPAALLLFLVAEGWVRIALLPIIGFTLLAIPPVLMALVQEQFPDSRALANGVFLSVNFAIRSVAAVVYGAVGDAFGLSTAMVVAAIAVFGGVPLIWLLPRDRA, from the coding sequence GTGACCGTTGAACCAGCCACAACGGATGACGACGAGTTCCAGACCGGCCGGGTCGTGACGATCGCCGCCGGGCACGCCCTCCACGACACTTTCACTGCTTTTCTGCCACCGTTGCTTCCCCGCTTCATCGAAAAGCTCTCTATCTCAAACACAGCTGCCGGGGCGCTGTCGGCGTTTCTGCAGATCCCTTCACTTCTCCAGCCGTTCATCGGGCATCTCGCCGACCGGACGACCTTGCGGTGGATCGTGGTTCTGGCCCCCGGAGTCACCGCGACCGCCATGAGCATTCTCGGCTGGGCGCCCGGTTACACCCTGCTTGCCCTCCTTCTCCTGGTCGCCGGGCTTAGCGTTGCCGCTTTCCATGCCACTGCGCCCGTTGCCGTGGGCTATCTGTCCGGAACGAAACTCGGGCGCGGCATGGGGCTCTGGATGGTGGGTGGCGAGTTGGGCCGCACTCTCGGGCCGATCGTGGTGGTCAGCGCCCTCGCTTTGATGTCCCTCCAATCGATGGCGTTTCTGGCGATCGCCGGTGTTGCAACTTCGGCGATCCTCCACTTCCGTCTCCGTGATGTGCCGCTCCGCACCAAGAGCGACGGTGAGCAGATCCATTGGAAGACGGCCGTGCTGGCGATGCGGGGTGTGATGGGGCTCCTGGCAGCCCTCGTCGCAGTTCGCAGCATGATGATGATGGCGGTCACGATCTTCCTGCCCGTTTTCCTCACGGATGAAGGAACGAACCTGTGGCTGGCCGGCGCCGCCCTGTCCATCGTCGAAGGGGCGGGTGTGGCCGGCGCCTTTGCCGGCGGATGGATGAGCGATCGGCTCGGCAGGAGGACCATCCTCCTATTCGGGCACCTGGCCGCACCGGCCGCCTTGCTGCTGTTTCTCGTCGCGGAGGGCTGGGTGCGGATCGCGTTGCTGCCCATCATCGGGTTCACGCTGCTGGCGATTCCGCCGGTTCTGATGGCTCTGGTGCAGGAACAGTTCCCCGATTCGAGAGCGCTGGCGAACGGCGTGTTCCTGTCGGTGAACTTCGCCATTCGGTCCGTTGCCGCCGTCGTCTACGGAGCAGTTGGCGATGCTTTCGGACTCTCCACCGCCATGGTCGTCGCCGCGATCGCCGTCTTTGGAGGAGTCCCGCTGATCTGGCTCCTGCCCCGGGACCGAGCCTAG